The Candidatus Hydrogenedentota bacterium genome window below encodes:
- a CDS encoding TRAM domain-containing protein: protein MVGTVQRVLVEGPSKRRAFELAGRTDNNRIVNFAGPLRLTDQFVDVT from the coding sequence ATGGTGGGGACGGTCCAGCGCGTGCTGGTGGAAGGCCCTTCGAAGAGGCGCGCGTTCGAGCTCGCCGGGCGCACCGACAACAACCGCATCGTGAACTTCGCCGGACCGCTACGGCTGACGGATCAGTTCGTCGACGTGAC